The Medicago truncatula cultivar Jemalong A17 chromosome 7, MtrunA17r5.0-ANR, whole genome shotgun sequence genome includes the window CCAATTAAGCTCAATAAGATTGTCTTCCACCAGAGTTTCCAGCCCAACCATCCACTGGTAATTGAGGCATATTTAGAGGCAAATTAAAGAACGGGAGCCCGGATGATGGATCGGGAAAAGAGTTATTGACACCATCACCGCCACCGCCACCACCACCTGCAGATGATTGCCCTTGTTGCATCTGAAGAGATTCATCTTCATCCAACGGTAACCTCTCATACGCTACATTCGTAAAAGATGAAGCGATGACAATAACCGGTCCAGAAGCAACCAAAGGACCAACAACATTTCCTCCCACAACTTGACCTTGGCCTCCACCAAGGAACACACTCAAACTTGTAGCTCCTGGAGGAGCTGGTGGTGGTAGAAACGATCCGGACAAAGAAAGTATTTCAAACCTTCCATGTAAAGTCACTACAGATCCTGCGGCAGCTGGCTGTCGCAAGGTCACGTTAGTGACTGTTCCACTCCCACTAAGGACACAGATCCCTCTTTGACGCTTTCTTGCATAAGTAGCCACAGAGTCAAACACATCACAACCACTACTTACTTCAAGGATGTGAGCCCTAAGTGTGTTTGCACTCTCTCTTGTGATGATCACCGGTGGTTTAGGTTTGTTCTTTGAGCCCGGAGGTCTTCCCCTCGGCCTGCGACCAACTACATCTCCAAGACCATGATTTGGTGAAACTAGGTCAAGCCCTTCatggttattgttgttgtttccaTCTTGGTCTTGACTCTCATCATGAACTTCTAGGTCAGGACGTTGAAGGCGATGAACAAAGTGTTGTGATGCTGAACCCAAGTCTATGCCGGCCATATACTCAAAGTTTTCTAAAGaagtagaaaaacaaaaaagaaagatagaaaattatagtaattaaataagagagaaaattttatagaataGTAATGAAcaattaaattatatgtaaacaggaattataaaattttttatagaaaagaAAGTATTAGATTTAGGAGTGTCCAATGATTCAAACCTCAAAACGAATAGAAAAACAAATGGATCAATTGAGTACTGCAGAGAAAACGGAATAGGATGAGATTGGAAGGGAAAAGAGAGAGACAGAGAAACAAATAAAGTGGTGGAACTTGCGACCATTCTCACAACTAGGAAAGTAttcataacaataaaatattcatgGTGGGATTAAACAATGtaagtttatatttatttattaatctcTTTgaaaactacattaattatagttaattgTAGACTTTTAAAATCATGGGATGAAGTTAAATTGTTGTGTCTATATCTTTGGAGATGTGTGGAAATGTGAAAGAGGGagaaagagatagagagagagagacaggTAGGTTAGATGGTTGTTTAGGAAACCTAGGTTACCTTTCGAtaaagagaaaacataaaataattcaaCCCTTAACTAATAAGTAATTCTTGCACATGTTGAACAAGTAGTTTATACAAAAACATTAGTGGTTttgctttctttctttcatcgattaataaacaaaaacacGCAATTTGTACGAGGCTTTGTTGACCACAAGCTGTGCcaattgttaattgttaatacAAGAATTgaatatataacatttttattttattttatttttttatgagagtCTTATGACTTATTTCAAGAGGTTTTGTCGTTTTGACTCAAAATGTTACATCTCTTCTTTTATATCATGTTAGGGTTGAAATCCTTCCCTAGATACCGCTTGTCATTTGTTTTCATTCACCAGCTGGCATAAACATATACAAAGACCAAGGTTGTACACAATTTTTATATGGTtgtttagaatttattttagagaaaattaaaattaatgtgATTAGCTTATTATAAATGCATATGCAATTAGTATTAAGTTATAATGTTTATAGTAGGCACACAATCTCTGtccattatattttattttacggTATATTAGTCTTAGCCGGCCGGCATATCATGTGGATCCAAATTCAAGAGATGTCAACATGCATATGTTCAtcctgtcaaaaaataaataaatcatatgttCATAGTGATCACTATGGAGaacatttaaaattttcaaactaTCAAGCTAAATCGTAAACTGTTCCGAGTTTTATGATTTTAGATCATATAACAGAGTTATTAACTTGCCAataaacactatttttttataaggtcTTACAAGTTTAAAGTAAATTGGATAAAGTTGGTATACTTCCAAATTTTATCAGTAATTTACGAGTTTACAATTCTACTTTGATTAGGCCTCAGAATATATCAAATTATGTGTTGTAATATATGGaggttattttaatatattaattcaaaaaaatgtcTTTGGCCCTTTGGtgaaataatttcattttagccTCTTTAAAAATGAATTAGGGGAAGAAAAGATTGAGTTcaaactttaaattttattgagagcttgtgtttcggaagaaaaaggaaattggGGGAAATCCTTTGATTGAGTTCAcctacaaaaacatttttcattcaaGAATTAGGAGGAAATCCTATGAAGCTTTGTATAGAAAGAATTGTAGAACCTCACTTTGTTAGTTTGAATTAGAAGATAATCTTGAGACTGAATCTAACATAGTTTAAgataggtcaaatgcatctaaagaagtttttcattttttttaaagtggtcctttaagtttcaaaagtctcaaacaagtccttttagtttttgaatcgtttcaaagaagtcattttagaggatgatggtgatgattcagatgatagcaacaaagagcattatccaccatttgtcatgcctaaaaagatgactaattttaagtgggtgttaggagcccaATTTGGTACCAAAAATGAGTTCAatgaagcaattaccaactatgctatctacaatagcacttgtttgaaacgattcaaaaactaaaaggacttgtttgggacttttgaaacttaaaggaccactttgggaaaaacgaaaaacttaaaggacctttaaatgcatttgaccttCAAGATACGATAAAGAAGTTTAGAGTGattcaatagaagaaaaaaGTTACTTCGAGCAGACAAAAGAGTTATTGTAATCAAAGGTTTAAGGATCTATCTTTTGAATAAAAATCTCTCAACATTTTCTGAAAACAAATGAATGTTTATAGCAGtggcttttgttttttttttttttaccaactgTTACCATCCCATAAAAAAGGTTAGTTGCAAAGTAAAATAATGTGTTTTCTTTGTTAGGGGAAAATAATGTGTTGTTattgtaattaaataataataactatgcatgtaccaaaaataaaaaataactacgCATGGATTTTAGTTGCGGTGTATAGATAAGTTATATGTGTTCcctcagaaaaaaaaaagattaagttaTATGTGTTGTCTCCATTAAATAATGTTCAAATTACATtatcttttcatttatttttaaaaacatgtCATAGGATATTACTATTTCTTGTACTTTAAGTTATATACATTAATaacttttttgataaatttaaagTAATATATGATCACCTCTCTTCACGACTTTCAGCATCATTTCAGCCAGCTTAGTTTAGAATCATTTCTATCAACTTTTAATCATCGGGtattaaaataaagattttgGGCGAATCTAAAACTAATAGAACAATTGTTAATTCtatcatcattttattttcataaagttTCAATTTCAAAGTTCATATAATGattaagaatattttaaaatggctTGCTCATAGAGTTGTGATGTTAATGAAAATACTAGAGCTCATTAAATTGTCTGATAGTTGTGCTTTTTATATAGTTTACcttatttttcttatcattttcaGTTTTGTATAAAGAACTTGGAACCTATATGCGATGGTATTTTGTTTAGGACAACGTgggtattgacacaaaaactaaatcaataaaaaatgattaaaaactTATATTGTTTTACATATTTTTAGTTGTCTTATaaattgtcaaaaatatatgttaaaataacatttctctttgTTTAGAGAGTAGCTTGTACTCAAAATTGGAAATAAGTCCTCTATTATGAAACTATATGCGCTTCgtaaaacaatttaattaactaGTGATTTGATTCGAATCGTTAATGATTTTCATTGAAGGACAAATTGTTGCGTCGAGCCCGAGTTCAAATCTTAATAGGATAATTATTTTGTCAATATTTAACTTTCGACCGAACTTCAAATTACCAGAGATCATACCTCCTAAGTGATAATCTTGATATAGTTGAACAGCCATGATGTTAATaacatagaaaatatttttctaggGGAATATAGAACATGTTTAGTTTCcgtgaatttaatttaattggtaggaatattgtattatatatgtagCGGTTGTTGTTCGAATGTCTGACACCTCATTTAAGGTGTGTTTGTTGCAGctttaaaaataatagattttggattaaaagaatttagagatttttttttaggaagttttgaaaaaatctgaagctatttaagtttgtttactattgtaaaaaatgttttttaagatttgatGCTCTTACAACTGAGttccttatttaaaaaatatagatttcAGTAAAGCTACTAGGAATGGTCTTTCATTTTGAGActaaataaatttcttttttatacaaaatggatttttaaaaaatctgaaacaaacactaaaaaaatataattttttggttaAGAAAATCTCAAACAAACGGGCTCTTAATCaccttattattatttattttttcctaaaagaaaaaaaagtactaaTATCCAATTTCAACAATGAATTATTttacttgtaaaaaaacaataaattattttaaggcAAATTTTACCGTACACCGAACATATTTGAATGTACCGATACACCAAACCCTTAAATTTAtggttaaatgagttattttttggaattaaaatattatatttatcatttataattacaaTGATTAAATCTTATACACCAAAAgcgtcaacaaaataaaattgatttttttgaatttttatcgcTCATAATAGAgtactttgattattttatacgataatatgtaaaaaaaaaattactatgattcttataaacaatgaatgatgtgtttttcttatgaaatcatattttttaaaatataaataactatttatttcataaaattgatcgttatagagattagggttatctctatctctataaTCTTTATATCTCTATATCTATGCCTTGCACCAAATAAAAATTACGTACATGTCATATTTACATTGTCAAAttccattaatattttttatgatctaATCAAAATTGAGAATGATTCAACTAttttacaacaacaaatcaaaaaatGGACCATGACTCAATTGTTTTTCATGATCCAATCAAAATAGATCATCATTCATTTGTTAAttcaaatgatatattttttatatagatgAATTATATGATGGAACTTTTGACTGTGTTATATCTCTTGATTTATTAGCAAATAGATAGAAATTGTATAGTCTAACATTTCAAccttaattgtaaaaaaaaaactactacacCATTCATCTTTTTACTACAAATCTCTCCGGTGACCATCCATACAACTCATTCTAGTGAAAGATATTTAAAAtactacatacaactcaactcaTCAGCTCATTGATTATTGAATAGAAGCTGAAAACAAATTGGATAAAATATTACCTTCAATGTTAAACTTCTCAAGATGTTCCAATTTCTTCTTGAGTATTTCTCTACATTTCTTCATCCCGTCACTGCTTGAATATATTTGTGTGCGCGCGCGCACGCGCATGTGTGTGCGTATGTGTTAaagataatatttaatataaacattatttatcaattgttagagatattaaaattataaaataatattaaaatgataaaaatataaattaattttttacttttacaaatttttattaCACATTACTTGTCTTAATATATTTAGAACAACCGACTTTAAATTAGATTGATAACAATTTGAAGGCAAAAAGAATTTAAGGTTTAAATAACCAATAAATAGCTAGCATTGAAATCGAACTTGCAACATAAACTATGATTCCTGATGTAAGAtcaaaagtaaatatttttgtattgtCTCCACAAGGACTAGTGCGATATTTAAATCGTTCAACAATTAATATTGTTCTAAGTGATGGAATTTTAAGGTGTTCGATTTCATAAGCTTGAAAACGATGAAAATGTAGATGATACAAGAGTTAACAGAGAAATAAGTATGTTggattaaacttcatcaacctATTTCACATGTATTCTTATGATTAGTGTTACATATTCTAATTACTACTCTATATTATCACGTATTGCTCGGCAAACATCATTTATGACTAAATAATAGTGTGGGTTCAATCGTATTGATTAATTGATTTAGGAAGCAAGAATttcggtacacctcaatttacgagtgtaccgtagaagttcccttattTTAATAcgtaaacaacaaaaaataaattaccttTAAGAAGTAAAAATATGGTTTACATATTAGTTTTGTTTACATTAAATTCTATGAAATAACCACTTTTTCAATCGAGTGGTGCTAAGTTGACCACCATACATGGCACACACCTCTTCTACCACCATACACAAATATGATATGTAGCCATGTGGCTCTTAGTTTCACCACCCAACATAACACTCTCTTTCACATGAGGTGAAATTACTAAAATGTCCTTTCACTTGTGGTATAAATGGGATAGGGGAAAAAGGATTTCAACTTAACATTATTGTTTTCAATCTTAACAAACAAGTTCATAGTCCGAAGAGAGAGATATGATAGTTAAGTGTGCCATAGAAAAGTACAATGCTAAACACCTAACAACAATAACACCTCCAATCAACTCAGTGAACAAAAACTAGCCTCCAATCCTCGACAGATATGTCGAAAGAAAATACTTGAGTGATATTGAGTTTTAATGACATTGATAacttttagtttatttaattgataaatgaattattaaaataaattattttgatgtgagataatgattgattatgagagagataaagataaagtcaTCAAACTCAAAGTCACTCAAATGAAATTCGATGATCTTTCCTCTTGAGCTGTGAACctcattttttatgtttcttaCAACAAAAGCCAGAGAAGTTGCATTAGCAATGTTATCACTAGAACTTCGATCAACATCAGCCACTTCATTGGTTGATTTTCCTGTTAAAGACTATTTTGCCAAAGCCAGATGTTGATCATCATCTAGGATGTTATTTATTGAGTGTTTTGCCAAAGCCAAACTATCGACCAAGGTGGTTTCAATAGAATTCAGATGATCCAACTTTGGTTAACAAGTTTTTACTGAGAATTGAGCTATTCTTCTCTTTTAAGAGTATGTGGTATCTGTAACTGAACCATTAAGGAACAAGTTATATTATCAAGGTTATTAATAGTGCTATGATCCAACACCAACACTCTCTTGCCCTTAGCTAATTCATCCTTTTTAGTTTTGTCTGCATCTAGGGTACCCCAGATAATATAATTTTCTATTTGTTACCTCTTTCAAAATTTGGGTTAGCTTCTGATAAAGGTCCCTCGTAGTCAAAGGTGGATCTCCTTTCTGCAACGATAATCTGCCATGAAGATTCCTCTTGCGGTCAACTCCATTTTCATATTCTTATTGAGAAATCTTTATCCATATCAAATCACTATTAACAGGCCTCGCAGGGAAATGATTTACTGGAAAATCACAAGCACTCGAGATGATTTGAGCAAAGGATTTTGATTTGACCGACAATTTCACTAGAGCAGCCGTCTCCGGCAAGGCAAGGAACGGCCAGTCACAAACCATGAAAGAAATCAACACAACATCACAACGTATCAAAAGAGAACATCAATGTAGCTGGTTGTGAAGAGAGGCGGAGAAAACCCAAGGATGAACACACTTGAGAGCAAATTTGAAATAAACACCGCAAGATAGAACAAAGCACGACCACCACACCAAAAATGGAAGGAAGGAACTGTCACCTAGAAAGGATACCGGTGAACCCCCAAGAGAATCAAGTTGAGGTGGAGCACACAAAGTTAGAGCAATACGCATTGAACGCACAAAAAAAGGAAGCTAGACATCACCGGAAAAGAACTTCGATGACAATTGGGGTTGCTAGAAAGATTTAGTTTAGAGCATCGATCCCCAATCTCTGCTGTAATTGTAGCTAAATAATGTTGAGCTTATTTCCAGTGTCGTGGTGATAAATGCATGTACAATCAATGTTTcgtcaattttttaatttgatcccAAAACAAGTTTTGTGGTTGTTAAGAACGACGTTATATTTTCCTCTAATAAAGAAGacattatattttgtaaaaaaaacacacaaacattAGATGAAATATAGGATGAAAATATGTGCTTAAGCATTGGGTAGTTCTCACCTTACCAATTGATTtcgtaggattgaattagactCGATCTAAATTCTACGATGATTTCAAAGTCTATTCAAGATCCATTGGATCATCCTCTATTAGGCCATACTCTAGATGTCCAATCATAGACATTGGGTGGTGTGTTGAGAAGCTACACATCGAATGAGATATGCcctaaaaatgtatttatttcaCCTTACAAACCGGTCACGTTTTTTTCACTTACTAATCATACAAAAAAAGGCAAAATTAACAGAGTGACCAACAAATAACTGTCCTGATTATAATATTCTCAGTAATCAAATTACAAGGCAAATCATAAAAACTCCTAACTGCACTGAATATTTCACAATGCCATTAACACTATCCCAAATTGATATCAACCAATATCCTCACCAGCCCAGGAAAAAATTGgcacaataaataaatatatatgggTCCTCACTCTGACTATATGAGGAAATTCAAAATATGAACCACTCAGACCTTTATTATTTGTAACATATGTGCTGAATAGAAGAAATAAGGACTGTTGGATGAGAAACAATAAATGAATCAATTGCTAGCATCTCGGCTGTAGTACTGATCGAGAGTCTTTGCTGGTATACGATGAAGAAGCTCCCGAGGGAAAATCCTAAGCAAAGTCCATGCAAGATCTAGAGATTGGAAGATGTTACGGGTATCATAGGCTCCTTGAGCGACGAACTTCCTCTCAAACTTGTCCAGAAATTCCAGATACAGCTGTTAATGACGTAAAATAAAGAAGGAACTTAATTAATACCATTATTTCAAGGACAACTTcactataataaaaaaaaatatccttaaaGGAAAATATTAGAGACCAGGTCCTCGGACGAAAGTGCTTCTTCTCCGACCACGGCTTTCATTGCCTGAACATCCTTTCCAATGGCATAATTTGCATAGAGCTGGCAAAAAAACATAACACTAATGAGATAATTTATAGacagaaaattttcaaaatgataaacAGAAAAGAGGTAAAATTTAAGACCTGGTTGGACACATCAGAGTGATCCCTTCGTGTCATTCCCTCCCCAATGGCACTCTGCAGAGATAACCATGATGCATCACTAGAATATAAAAcccataatataatttttaattgaagAGAGTGATGCCTACTTTAGCTAGAAAAATGCCAGAATTGTGACAAATTTCAACTAAGATTAAAGGTTGATTATTGGGCCGAATCAAGTGTAAGGCCGTCTCACTCATCCAAGAGTagacaaagttaaaaaaaaattatcagttGATGGAATCTTGTGACAACCAAATTGAGAAGATTGACCTCACCTTCATTAATCGAGACAGAGATGGAAGGACATTGATTGGTGGATATATCTGTTCAAAAAATGGAATAGTGTTTAGTTTCAGTCTGAAATTCCGGAAGCAATTCACCCATGTAATACATCAAGAATAGAGTAAATCAAGAAAATGAAAGTCTTATTTTATGTTATGCAGTAATGCAAGAATGAACATGATATAAATCTCTAGCGATCTAACAGATAACTGCAAATCACAACATTCCATTTAAATCTTCATGTATGTACCTAAATATTACAGTAAACCATTTCTAAATACTTGTTACAGGCTTAAGTCCCTATTTGCGTCACGTAAAATAATAA containing:
- the LOC11428920 gene encoding AT-hook motif nuclear-localized protein 23 yields the protein MAGIDLGSASQHFVHRLQRPDLEVHDESQDQDGNNNNNHEGLDLVSPNHGLGDVVGRRPRGRPPGSKNKPKPPVIITRESANTLRAHILEVSSGCDVFDSVATYARKRQRGICVLSGSGTVTNVTLRQPAAAGSVVTLHGRFEILSLSGSFLPPPAPPGATSLSVFLGGGQGQVVGGNVVGPLVASGPVIVIASSFTNVAYERLPLDEDESLQMQQGQSSAGGGGGGGDGVNNSFPDPSSGLPFFNLPLNMPQLPVDGWAGNSGGRQSY